The following are encoded in a window of Penaeus vannamei isolate JL-2024 chromosome 35, ASM4276789v1, whole genome shotgun sequence genomic DNA:
- the LOC113804188 gene encoding protein-lysine N-methyltransferase EEF2KMT — MADSDFFGRVSQAYLAGVSTSSLLWQHVKYGLDDVELPPSDIAARMVQALLHHPRSAVAPREAALGRQVLQWMKEEWAERGWTLPPTPLDDLPPTEPLAVSYRTYLGWGRGRRRDDGVTLLESRGGISHNTTGMMTWSGAAVLAEWATENPELLAGRRVLELGAGAGFTAAVALTTPHERFAPPRAYTATDCNHHVLALLHHNLRLNLAAEPPAREELTAFQQEMDRALAAEDDDDAEEVKPWKPPHGECHPGGATVVQGCEMGGGDGWKTEVGVMQLDWCRPCPLPPVDIVVAADVVYAHSLIPPLLALIKSILQSPGVPPREPPREPPREPPAEPPAEKAAYIACTRRTHETMGVFLEEVARQGLTYRQVYQSSLDDAIFTINETHRPVKVYRVALAGE; from the exons ATGGCTGACAGCGACTTCTTCGGGAGGGTGTCGCAGGCGTACCTGGCGGGCGTGAGCACGTCCTCCCTCCTGTGGCAGCACGTCAAGTACGGCCTGGACGACGTCGAGCTCCCGCCCTCGGACATCGCCGCCCGCATGGTCCAGGCGCTCCTGCACCACCCGCGCTCGGCCGTCGCGCCCAGGGAGGCCGCCCTCGGCAGGCAAGTCCTGCAGTGGATGAAGGAGGAGTGGGCGGAGCGTGGGTGGAcgctcccgcccacgcccctggACGACCTTCCGCCCACGGAGCCCCTGGCCGTGAGCTACAGGACCTACCTGGGCTGGGGGCGGGGCCGCAGGCGGGACGATGGCGTGACGCTGCTGGAGAGCCGGGGGGGCATCTCGCACAACACGACGGGCATGATGACCTGGAGCGGCGCCGCCGTGCTGGCGGAGTGGGCCACGGAGAACCCCGAGCTGCTGGCGGGGAGGCGGGTCCTGGAGCTGGGGGCGGGCGCGGGGTTCACGGCGGCCGTCGCCCTGACCACGCCCCACGAGCGGTTCGCCCCGCCCAGGGCCTACACCGCCACGGACTGCAACCACCACGTGCTCGcgctcctccaccacaacctgcGCCTCAACCTGGCCGCCGAACCGCCCGcg CGCGAGGAACTGACGGCCTTCCAGCAGGAGATGGATCGCGCTCTGGCggccgaggacgacgacgacgccgAAGAAGTGAAGCCGTGGAAGCCGCCCCACGGAGAGTGTCATCCGGGAGGCGCCACG GTCGTCCAGGGGTGTGAGATGGGCGGCGGCGACGGCTGGAAGACAGAAGTGGGCGTGATGCAGCTGGACTGGTGCCGCCCGTGCCCCCTGCCGCCCGTGGACATCGTGGTGGCCGCCGACGTCGTGTACGCCCACTCGCTCATCCCGCCCCTCCTGGCGCTGATCAA ATCCATCCTGCAGAGTCCCGGAGTGCCGCCCCGAGAGCCGCCCCGAGAGCCGCCCCGAGAGCCGCCCGCAGAGCCGCCCGCAGAGAAGGCCGCCTACATAGCCTGCACTCGCCGCACCCACGAGACGATGGGCGTGTTCCTGGAGGAGGTGGCGAGGCAAGGGCTGACCTACAGGCAGGTCTATCAGTCCTCGCTCGACGACGCAATCTTCACCATCAACGAGACGCATCGCCCTGTCAAGGTCTATCGCGTCGCCTTggcgggggagtag
- the LOC113804189 gene encoding cuticle protein-like, whose amino-acid sequence MKALVLLLSVSCVCWSKPTTVVNFSPVGYSPGIAPGFAYAFRATAPLYAPVAAPAGAQAVAQAVAAPAPTIVKTQYHSQDELGQYAFGYVGDASTAHEVRTLDGAVRGSYTYVDADGKLQTATYVADKNGFRVEATNLPVSPSAATKSALPLPEPVQPTPEVQAATAAHLQAVAEVKAARARRSAPAQGYLPPPAPAAKKETEAAPLPVKKVVKVHAAPVPSVVHAHPAPAVISPVVHAHAAPLVSVPAVHTEGAPLILPQAAPFPLAAQAVFVRADPKVLQRVVEVPLAAAPILPALDVVPAAAPTQVLSQFHSQNELGGYEYGYEGGPSAKHEVRTPDGVTRGSYSYVDANGELQTVSYVADDLHGFRVLASNLPEGPAKEH is encoded by the coding sequence GTGTTGTTGTTGTCCGTGTCGTGCGTGTGCTGGAGCAAGCCCACGACCGTCGTTAACTTCAGCCCCGTCGGATATTCCCCGGGAATCGCCCCAGGGTTTGCCTACGCCTTCCGCGCCACCGCGCCTCTTTACGCGCCCGTCGCCGCCCCTGCGGGCGCGCAGGCCGTCGCGCAGGCCGTGGCCGCCCCCGCCCCGACCATCGTCAAGACGCAGTACCACAGCCAGGACGAGCTCGGCCAGTACGCCTTCGGCTACGTGGGAGACGCCTCGACCGCCCACGAGGTGCGGACGCTCGACGGCGCCGTCCGCGGCTCCTACACCTACGTGGACGCCGACGGCAAGCTGCAGACGGCGACGTACGTGGCCGACAAGAACGGCTTCCGCGTCGAGGCCACCAACCTCCCCGTCTCGCCCTCCGCCGCCACCAAGTCCGCCCTGCCTCTGCCGGAGCCCGTCCAGCCCACGCCCGAAGTGCAGGCCGCCACCGCCGCGCACCTGCAGGCCGTGGCGGAGGTGAAGGCCGCCCGCGCCAGGAGGTCCGCTCCAGCGCAAGGCTACcttcccccgcccgcgcccgccgccaagaaggagacggaggcggCGCCGCTCCCCGTCAAGAAGGTCGTGAAGGTCCACGCCGCCCCCGTCCCTTCCGTCGTGCACGCCCACCCCGCGCCAGCCGTCATCTCCCCTGTCGTGCACGCCCACGCAGCCCCACTGGTCTCCGTTCCCGCCGTGCACACCGAGGGCGCCCCGCTGATCCTTCCCCAGGCCGCGCCCTTCCCCCTCGCCGCCCAGGCCGTCTTCGTCAGGGCTGACCCAAAGGTTCTGCAGCGCGTCGTCGAGGTCCCCTTGGCCGCGGCGCCCATACTGCCCGCCCTCGACGTGGTCCCCGCGGCCGCCCCGACGCAGGTGCTGTCGCAGTTCCACTCGCAGAACGAGCTCGGAGGCTACGAGTACGGCTACGAGGGCGGCCCCTCCGCCAAGCACGAGGTCCGCACTCCCGACGGCGTGACCCGCGGCTCCTACTCCTACGTGGACGCCAACGGAGAGCTGCAGACGGTGTCCTACGTGGCCGACGACCTGCACGGCTTCCGGGTGCTGGCCTCCAACCTGCCCGAGGGCCCGGCGAAGGAGCACTAG